From the Paenibacillus sp. R14(2021) genome, the window TTGATTATCAGATTTATGACAAAGCATCTATGCCTAAAGAAGATAGAGATGCCTACATTACTGCATATTCAACACCTGAAGCCATTCGCGCAAGTAACGGTTGGTATAAAACATTAAGACAAGATATTGAAGATTTTAAAACGTATGATAGGCTTTCAGTTCCCGTTCTTGGTATCGGAGGTACAAAGTTTAATCTTGAGCCGTTCTTACGTGGTTATGCCACTGACGTGAAAATTGTAACATTTGAGAAAAGTGGACACTGGATCGCAGAGGAAAAACCACAAGAAACAATTAAAGCGTTTAAAGATTTTTTTAATTAAAAAGTAAAGAAAAAGGGGCTGTCCAGAAAGTCAGAGAACACTGACTTCTGACAGGCCCTTTTATAAAAAAGGACATAATTATGCAAGCATAATACAGGGCAGCATCCGGTCCTGCGGCGGTCAACTATGCGATCGCATATTCGCAGCTGCGTGAGGCAAGAATATTATTGGGTCAAGCGCGAAATTCATTGAAGAGAATTAGGTCCTTGACACGATTAGGGACAGCATATAACATATAACCATTCAACAATGAAATTGAATAGTTAGGATGTGGTGATCGTGGACGAAGTGCGTAAGTGGAAAGATAATTTGTATCTTGAGTTTGCTCGCATCGGCAAGTGTCTATCTAGTCCGAAACGTTTAGAGCTTATCGACTTACTTGCTCAAGGCCCTAAATCTGTCGAGCAGCTTTCTAAGCTTACGGGAATGAGTGTCGCGAATGTATCGCAGCATTTGCAAACGCTGCATGACTCCAAACTCGTTCGTTTTCATAAGAAGGGGAATTATGTTATCTATGAGGTTGCGGAATTATCAATCGTTGACTTCATGATTTCTTTGCATCGTCTTGGCGAAAAGCGGTTGACGTCTATTCAACAGCTAAAGGCTGAAATTTTTCAAGATCACGCCAATAGTACGCTTCTGGCTTTAGACGAGCTCGAAAAGATGGAAGAAGGGAAAGTTTTATTATTAGATATAAGGCCCGAAGATGAATATCAATCAGGGCATATCCCTGGAGCCATTTCGGTACCTATTGATGACCTGAAAACAAAGCTTACGACATTACCGACGGATAAAGAAATTGTTGTGTACTGTCGAGGGCCATATTGTAATATGTCCGCTCAAGCAGTTGAAATTTTACAAGAAAACGGATTTCATGCATATCGAATCGAAGAGGGCGTGCATGAATGGAAGCGACACTTTGAACAATTGAGTCATTAATGATGGTGGTTTATGAGTTAGAACCTTAAAAGGCGAACAATACTATTTATCCAATAATTATTATTCGTATTCTTGTTGATCAAACCCCTAATCACTGATATATTAATTAAGCAACATTCGCAAACAGAATATACTCGAATATGCTCGGTAATATGGTCTGAGTGTCTCTACCCGGTTCTCCTTAAATGAACTGGACTTCGAGTTAAAGTATCGCGTCTTTGGCTTATTTGCTTAATTATTCGCGCTTTAACTATCGAAGGGTCTAGAAGGTAGCGTTCGTCTACCGTCGAGACCTTTTTCTATGGCCTCATTTCCCGAGCATATCGAACACCCAGAGGAGACCTGCGAGAATGAAACGAAACATACTGACGAAAATGGTTATTGTAGGCGGAGTTACGGTGCTTTCTTCCGCGCTGCTGGCAGGCTGCGGTTCGAAAGACAACGCCGTGCAAGGAAGCGGCAAAAGCCCGATTATCGTGGAAGGCCCGATGCCGATCGAAGCCGAAAAATTCGCAGGCAAGCTGAAAAACGTCAAAGAAGAGAAGTCAGGCAGCTTTGTTTTTTACGTCGGCACGTTGAACGACTACCCGGTCATCGTGGCGAAAACGGGTAAAGGAATGGAAAATACGGCGGCCGCAACGGCGGTCGCGATTGAAAAATACCACCCTGCCGCCATTATCAATCAAGGGACGTCGGGTGGGCATGACCCGAGCCTAAACGTATTCGATATCGTTCTCGGACAACGCACGACCAATCTCGGTTCGTTAAAAACGGAAACCAAATTGGCTAATGAAGGAATGGATCCGACACTTTGGAAACCGATGGACTTGATGGCTTCCGAAGGCAGCGCCGGAGAAGATCCGAACGCCGAAAAGCCTCGCTTCTACGATGGAGATAAGGATTTGCTCGAAGCTGCCCTGGCGGTTAAGGATACGTACACGAAAGGAAAAGTCGTGGAAGGCACGATCGGCTCCGCGGACGTATGGAACAACGAAGTCGACCGCATCAATTGGTTCCATACGAAATACGGAACGTCCGTCGAAGAAATGGAAGGCGCCTCCGCGGCGCAAATCGCCAAAGCCTATGGTGTTCCGTTCCTCGGCATTCGGATTCTGTCGAACAATAAAACAAATGGAGGCAAATACGACCCGAGTACGGCCGAAGCGAATCAGGAGTATGTTTACGAAGTGTTGAAGAAATATATTGAGAATCACGGATAACTCGAACAAAGGACATAACTTTCTTTATCCTTAGGGATGAAAGTTATGTCCTATTTTTGTTAAATAGAAAATGATATTCAGAATCTCATCTTTATCATGAATAATAAATATAATATAACAGGTAATCCTACGATAGCTGATAGTATTGTAATTGCAGTATGTACTTTCTTCTCATCTCGTAATAGTAATAGTAAAGACTTATACCCCAAGTTACCAATCCATCCACCTAAACCATTTAGGATTATATCATCAATATCTGCTGATCCAATACCTAGAAGCCCCTGAATGATTTCAACAAATAAACTCACTACTAATATAAACAATAGATAAATTCGAACGCTTTTATTGTTCTTAAATAATGACAAATATACACCAAGGGGAATGAAAATAAGAATATTGCCAACCACATTAGCGAAAGCGAAATTTTTTAAATTAGCAGAACTGCCAGATATGTATTCACTTATGCTATAAAAAGGAATGAGATTGATTGACCTAACTAACGTCCTTTGGCTATTAAATAGCTCGAAAATCGAAACTCTCGATAAGAATAATATTTTAATTAACAAAAGTATGTAACCGATGAAAACACCATATAAAAAGACTGTTTTTATTCGTTCTGGTTTATTCATAGATATCTCCTTTTTGTATCCTTCGCAACAAACTCATTAATCTCATTTCATTTTCCTTCAAAACTACTATCGTTCAAAGATCCTATTGCCCTCCATGCTTGCTTTCACCAGATTCGATTTGCTAGTGCGATAGGAAGAGTATACCGTAGTTACTTAAACTATTTTGGTGCGATTTCTTAAAAAATTCTTAAGTTTGCAGGATAAAATGAGAATATCGGTGACCCGTCTTTCTCGATCAACATTGCTCATTGGATACCTCACCAGCTGTCGTACCGTGATGCCGCCTTTTGGTAATGACAACAGTGATTGAATAAAAAAAGAGAAAGGAACAATATCCTTTCTCTCCTAAGCACTCTATATTTTAACGTTTCTTTTTACCGCGCATTTTATCATCTCGGCCGCCAAATTGAAAACCTAGTTGGCCGCCATAACCGCCAATATGGCCGCCTAAATTAGCACCAACGCCTTGACCACCGAGAAAACCTCCAGCATGAACACCGGATCCAAATCCGCTAAGGTGACCACCGGCTTGAAAACCAAAGCCTTGCGGGCCTGATCCTTGAGGGAAATTCCAGTGGTACGAATTCATTTGCTGCTGTTGTGGATACAGACCCTCTGGATATATCGGCTGTGGGTATTGACCGAATGGGTACATGTAGGGATTAATAGCCATTCATAAAGCCTCCTTCCAGGTTGATATGAATTACCCTATTCAAAATTCGTTGGGTATGAAGCTTGGCTGCTTTAATTAGGCATTAGATTTTTTGAGTATTAAATATGTATTTCTTTATTGTAGTTTGGGATCTATCGGTGATGAATGATGGTTTGTGATAACTTCTTGAAAAAGATTGCTTTGTCCCATGCTCCCTCCCGGCTTCAAGCCAAGTATACGCTCTAAATCACCAACGGTAAGAGGTTTGGCATGTTGCATGAATTCGTAACCGACTTGTCCATTAGGCTCCAAAGTAGCTGTTTTGACATCGCTAATAGTAGAAACTCCTAGCTGACGTAGCCGCGTTTCGAGCTGGTCAACAGTCATACGGCATGATTTAAGATTTTTTTGAACAATTTGTCCGTTCTGAATGACTAATTTAGCAATGGGTTGAACAATAGTCGTACCAAGCGAGATCATAATTACAGTGGTAGCAATTGTCATTTGGGAAATGGACTTTCTTCCTGCGATACGCAGAAGTACTATCCCGAAAAGGGGGCTTTTCGGCGTGGTCGTTTCATTATCAGAAAAAAAAATGTTGGCACAAACCTCTAATTCGTCCTCATTTTCTAACGTTTATTGACTATTCAACAGAACGGGCATGAAGTAAAATATGACCTGCACGCAGTAAGATTGTTAAAGATTAACAAAACAAAACGGGGGACGGGAGGGTTGCAGAGCATCTGAAATCGGAGCGTGAACACAATGCAAACAAGCGGTTAATTCGATTTAATGGAAAGCGCTTTATTAGTCGAGGATGGAAGGGAAGGATGAGATTGTATTTTATACGAAACATATTCGCCTTGGCGGCCGTGTTTGTAGCCTCCTGCATGATTTGGCACGCGTCCGCGCATGCGGAGCAGCCGTATTCCTCTTACTGGTTTCCGAAGGACTTGCTGAACTGGTCCCCCGAGACGGACAAGGATGCCGCGTTCAACAAGTCGGGAATACCGCTTGCAAGCCGGTATACGGGCTATCAGGTAAATCCGAACGTTACTTTAAACCCTAAACTGGCAGCGCTTTCGTCGATGGCTGATCATACGAGCGGGACGCCGTCGCAAGGCTCGGATCAATTTAATACGTACGCTTTTCAATATTGGCAGTATACCGATCTGCTTGTCGATTGGGCCGGATCCTCAGGAGAGGGCATTATCGTCCCTCCGAGCGCCGACGCGACCGATGCCGCGCATAAGAACGGCGTTCCGATTCTCGGCACGATCTTCTATCCGCCGACCGCATACGGCGGAAAGATCGATTGGGTGAACGACTCCTTGGTGCAAAATCCGGACGGCTCGTTCCCTTTTGCGGACAAACTCATCGATGTTGCGAATTATTACGGGTTCGACGGCTGGTTCATCAATCAGGAGACGGCCGGCGGGAATACGGCGACCGCGACCAAAATGCAGCAAATGCTCAAATATTTGCAGCTTAAAAAGCCCGAAAACATGAAAATCATGTGGTACGACGCCATGATCAGCAGCGGATTCGTTTCGTGGCAGGGCGCGCTCAATGCTAACAACAAAATGTTTTTCCAAGATAACGTAAAAGTTTCCGACAGCATGTTTCTTGATTTCAGATGGAGTACAAGCAGTTTGAGCTCTTCGAACGCGACAGCGACGAGCCTGGGCAGAAGTCCTTATGAATTGTATGCTGGCATCGATGTGGAAGCGAACGGATATAATTCCTTCCCTAGATGGAGCTCTATCTTCCCGTCCGGAGGTCCGGCGGTTACTTCACTCGGTTTGTACCGCCCTGATTGGGCTTACAAATCATCGACCGGGCAGGCGGACTACTATGCAAGAGAGAACCGGTTCTGGGTCGGACCGAACGGCGATCCGCGGCGTACGGCTCCCGGAACGTCATGGCCGGGAATCGCGAATTACATTTCAGACAAAACACCGGTTACGAGTCTGCCGTTCGTAACGAATTTCAATACGGGGCAGGGGCATAAGTTTGCGGTTAATGGTGAAGTGCTACGAACCGCAGATTGGAACAACCGCAGCCTGCAGGACGTAATGCCGACTTGGCGCTGGATCGCGGACAGCGCGGGCACTGCGCTGAAGCCGGATATCGATTTCGCAAACGCCTATTACGGCGGAAGCTCCCTTAAGATATCGGGCGACCTTAGCCCGGCGAACGCCACGCAGATCAAGCTGTACAAGAGTGATCTGCCGGTAGATTCGGACACGAAGCTGGGCATAGCGTTCAAATTGGCGGATACGAGCCTTACCGCCTCGCATATGCAGGTCGGGATATCTTTCTCGGACGATTCGAACCAGTTTGTATACCTGGATGCGGGAGATGCACCGGGGGGGGCGTGGACCACGAAGTCGATACCGATCGGACAATATGCCGGCAAACGGATTGCCGCCATCGGGCTGGGCTTCGCGAGCGACACGGTTATCAGCGGCTACTCCGTCAATATCGGGCAGCTGTCCGTATCCGACGGGGCCGAGCAGCCTTCGCAAGCTCTCCAGCCGGGTGAACCTGCGATGGAGAACGAGTTTACCGGAGGAATCATCGCGGATGCTCGGTTGACATGGACAAAGACGGACCCGGCTGCCGCGTTGTACGAAATATATCGTCTGAAGCCAGACGGGACGCGCGAATTTCTAGGGGCAACGCCAAATGACGCTTATTACGTGTCCGTAATTAAACGGACCGGCAAAGAAATGCAAACAACGCTGCAAATCGTCGGGCTCGATCGCGATTTCAGGCACGGCGCTCCGGCGACCGTCACGCTGAACTGGCCGGAATATCCAAAGCCGGTGGCGGATTTCACCGTAAGCCAGCGATATACCGCTCCGGGCCAGCCGATTGATCTGATAAATCAATCGTCGGAAACGGCCGATTCGGTCAGCTGGGATGTAGGAGGAGGCCATGTCGATTACAGCTCGGGGCATCCGGTCGTCACCTATGACCAAGAGGGAACGTACACGATTACGCTGACCGCCTCGAACAGCTCGGGCGAAGACGTGCATACGGAGCAAATTAACGTTACTTGGGCGGTATCGGGCGGCCTGTCCAATCTCGCGCTGAACAAGACGGCGACGGCCAGTTCGACGTGTGCAGCGAGCGAAGCTGCGAGATTCGCTTTCGACGGCAATTTGAAAACCAAATGGTGCGCCAATGTCGGCAGCGGGCCGCACTGGGTCGTAAGCGATTTGGGCTCCACTTATGCGATAACTGATTTTGTGATCTCGCATGCCGAGCTTGGCGGCGAAGCGGTCAGTATGAATACGTACGATTATAAAATTCAGCTAAGCGACGATAAAGTGAACTGGAGAGACGTCGTCGACATCCACGGGAATACGAAGGGGCTAACTGAGCATACGATCGACCTGTCGGAAGCAAGGTATGTCCGGCTGTGGGTGACGAAGCCGACCAGCACAACCGACAATGCGGCCCGGATCTACGAATTTGAGATCGACGGGTATGCGATCAATCCCGCTTTCTTAAGTCTTAATAATGCGTCAAATGCCGGGGATGTGTTGAGTCTGCTCGGCTCGCCTGCATCGCCGGGTCTTCATCTGGATTTGACAAAGATGAATTTGCTCAGCGGCGACGGCAAACTCACCGTTGCCCAGGCGATCGTGGGCGGCAAGTCGGCAAACGGTTATTTCAGCAGCGCCGCGATTCAGCGTGTGATCGATCAAGCGGTGGCCGGACTGGATAAGACGGCTCCCGTAACGAATATTACGGTGGTTCCTGCCGAACCGGACGGGCAAAACGGCTGGTATGTTCACCCGGTCGAGCTGCAGCTGACGGCTTCGGACGATTTGTCGAGCGTAGTAAAAACGGAATACAGCGCTGATGGCGGAGTGACCTGGCTGCCTTATACCGATCCGATCACGCTCAGCGAAGACGCGGCGACTACGATCACCTACCGCTCGACAGACGCCGCTGGTAACATCGAAACGTCCAAAGAAAGCCACTTTAAACTGGATAGGACCGCGCCAGCCGTAACCGCTTCGGTTTATGACGGAGAAGTGTTCACGGATGACCAAGCGATCTTACCGCAAATAGTCGTAGCAGATGCGGTTTCCGGCGTTGATGCGAGCCGAACGATTGTTACGTTGGACGGCGTGCAGCTTCAGCCTGGAGATGCGGTGGAGCTTAGCGGGCTGACGCTCGGAACCCACGTCTTGGTTGTGGAGGCAAGCGACAATGCGGGTAATGCCGGTACCTTGACGGTTCATTTCCAGACGACGGCAAGCATCGACTCCTTGCGCGCCCTGGTCGACAGATTCAGAGTGGACGGATCGATCGACAACGCCGGTATCGCGAACAGCTTGCTGACGAAGCTTGAGAATGGGAACTTAAACAGCTTCGTGAACGAGGTAAGCGCGCAAAGCGGGAAGCATATTTCAAACGAAGCGGCGGCTTATCTGCTTCGGGACGCGGCTTTCCTCATCCAGCAGCAATAACTCGAAATGCTCAAAAAGGAGCCGGCCTCATCTTCATAGCCGGCTCTTTTTTTCACTTCGGCCGTGACAACACAAAATATGCTGAGATTATAAGCAATCTTAATCTAAGGGCACCCAGACCTTTTAGGATTATGGAGTATGAGGGAAAAACGTGTCGTATTTATGAGGAAATCATAGGTCCAACGATGCTTAGTTACATAGAGCCAACAAAAATATCCGTCTTACTATGCCAAGCTAATGGCTGTCAAAGAGCATTATTAATACTCAACATAAAAATAAAGCTTGAACGTGACGTAACGTAACCTTGTATAATCAAACCAACGATACGACGAAATGGAGGATTTTGTAAATGGCAATATTGGTTTGTGGCGGAGCCGGCTATATTGGAAGCCATGTAGTAGCCGCCCTTATTGAACAGCATGAGGAACTCGTGGTTATAGACCGCTTGGCCGCGGGAAGGGAGAATGCCGTAGTGGGCGGTAAACTGTATGATGGCGATTTGAATGATCGGGTAATGTTGGACATGATCTTTAAGGAAAATGAAATCGAAGCCGTCATCCATTTGTCGGCCAGCTCTCTTGTCGGCGAGAGCATGACGCATTCGTTAGCGTACTATCGCAATAATGTGGAAGGATCATTGCGTTTGCTAGAGGCTATGCATAAGCACCGAGTGGATAAAATCGTTTTCTCTTCTACGGCCGCAGTTTATGGCGATCCGGAACGGATTCCGATCCGCGAGGACGACCGGAAGATGCCGAGGAATACGTATGGAGAAACCAAATTAGCGGTAGAACGGATGCTGCATTGGGTGGAACAGTCGCACGGCATCAAATACGTGATTTTGAGATATTTTAATGTAGCTGGAGCTCATGACAACGGTTTAATCGGCGAGGATCACGACCCGGAAACTCATCTTATCCCTTTGGCTATCCAGGCTGCATTAGGACAAAGAGAAAATATGATGATATATGGAGATGACTACTCTACGAAAGACGGAAGCTGTATAAGAGACTATGTTCATGTCATGGATGTTGCCGAGGCGCATCTTCTGGCCTTGAACAGCTTGAGGAGCGGAGGGAGAAGCGGTGTCTATAATCTCGGCAACAGCGAGGGCTTTACAGTAAAAGAAGTTATTGAAACCGTCAAGAAGGTGACCGGGCTGGCTTTTCCAGTGCAAATTGCTTCCAGACGCCAAGGGGATCCAGCAGTATTGATTGCATCGCCTGATCTCATCATGGAAGAGCTGAACTGGTTCCCTAAGAGAAGCAGCTTGGAAAAGATGGTCGCAAGCGCCTGGGAGTGGCATCGTACCCATCCACACGGATACGCTAAAGGCAATGAGGAGACATGGCAGAAGGAGTCGCAATCTTGAATCGGAAAGACAAGGAGTATCTAACGACCGGGCAGCTCGCGAAACGTACAGGAATGACAGTTAGAACTTTGAGGTATTATGACCAGATCGGGTTACTAAAGCCATCGCATTATAACCATGCTTCTGCCCGTTTGTACAATAAAGAAGATTTAGTTCGGCTGCAAAAAATTCATACTCTAAAATATATTGGTCTGACTCTTGCCGACATCAAACAAATTATCCATGAAGGCTCACTTCCTGAGCAGGACTTAAAGAACTCTCTAATGGTGCAAAAGGAAGTGATCCGACAAAAAATTGTCCATATGCAATATGTATCCAAAGCGATAGATGAAGCTCTGGATATGCTCCGGGAACATCAAACAGAAGCGGATTGGGATAGTTTGTCGGACATTATTCAGACGATTCATACCGAAAAAAATTGGGGCGAGCAATACCGTAACGCACTCCGGCTGCAAGCAAGAATCCGGCTGTACGACCGATTCAGCGCCAATAAAAACGGATGGCACCGGTGGTTCTTTGATCAGTTCGGTTCAGCATCAGATCTTAAAATATTGGAAATTGGCTGCGGAGATGGCGCCTTGTGGAGCCGAAATATAGACAGGGTTCCGCCATCATGGAGCATCACGCTTATCGATATATCACCGGGCATGCTGGAAGCCGCTCGAACCAATGTAAATGATCAAAACAACCAGTTTACGTTTCTGACGGCAGATGCGCAAGCGATTCCGTTCCATGACAGCGAGTTCGATGTCCTCATTGCGAATCACATGCTTTATCACGTGCTGGATATCGGGCAAGCTCTGTCAGAGTGCCATAGGGTGCTTAAAAATGACGGTCTACTCTATACGTCTACCATGAGCAAGAGCCATCTTCAGGAAATGGAGCAGCTCGCAAGGACATTCGACCCCGATATACGAGTGCTTGACGATGTCATGGAACGGTTTCATTTTGATAACGGTGCAAAGATACTGGCGTCTCGATTCACAGACATTGAGTTGATCCGGTATGAAGATTATATGCAGGTGGACGAAGCGGAACTGCTTATCCAATACATGACTTCAACGCCTATGAACGCTAGGCTTTATCTAACAGGCGATATTTTAGAAGCCTTCAGATCCTATTTGAATGCGAAAATTCGGGAAGGTAACGGAAGCATCTATATTACTATGGATTCCGGCTTCTTTCTATCAAGAAAAAGGAGCAAGTCTGAATAATAGGTTGCCAGACCAGCCCACATGATGAGGAGGATTTTTCATGAACATTTTCATAAATCCAAGGGTAGAAATAAAAGCTGAAACGGTATTATCCGCAAATTGGTATCAGCTAAAGAAAATGACCTTTGCCTATCAAAATAACAACGGCACTTGGGAAACCCAAGAGAGAGAGGTTTATGACCGTGGGAACGGGGCTGCCATTTTTCTATACAATCAGGAAAAACAATCCGTAATTCTTACCCGTCAGTTCCGAATGCCTACTTATGTCAACGGCAATGAAACGGGGATGCTTATCGAAGCGTGCGCGGGCTTGCTCGATACGGATAGTCCTGAGGATTGTATTCGCCGAGAGACAGAGGAGGAAACAGGCTACAGGATAACAAACCTGAAAAAGATCAGTGAAGCCTACATGTCGCCTGGTTCGGTGACGGAGCTGCTACACTTTTTTGCGGCGGAATACGATTCTCGCATGCAGGTGAATGAAGGCGGAGGAGTTGCGGAAGAACAGGAACATATCGAGGTGCTGGAGCTTTCTTTTGCAGACGCACTGGAGATGATCAGACAAGGTGAAATCAGGGACGCCAAAACGATCATGCTACTGCAATACGCGCAAATACACAGGCTTCTTCAACTGGAACGGCTGCGCTCAAGGTTTATGAAATGGGGCATATGCCGGTTCTTGGGGAGTGGTATGCACTTCCATTGATGGAAACTGCCGGCTCACGCACGACAGGAGATGAGGTGTATAACAGCATCTTTCACCCGTCAGCGGTGAGACTGCTGTCTCATTGCGATGCTGTTTTGCGTGTCGGAGGGCCATCGGCAGGAGCAGATGAAATGGTACGAGTGGCTGAAGAGAAAGGGAAAAACGTGTACCACAATTTCAATGAGATTTCGGTAATCTTTCCAAGCAGCGAAGCAGGATAAGATTTCTTCACGGAAATGAACAAGCATGTTGCTTTGTGCGATATGACTTTGGATAAGCTGGGTCAAAAAACAAGTATGCCCCTCTTTAGTTAAATTACCATTCTGATTCGAACATATCTCAAAGATTAAAGGTGTAGATATGAGGGCTAGATTTCGAGAAATTATTTCTACGAAAGAGCAATTTGAAGATCTGCGTTCTCTGTGTGGCGGGTATCCTAGCCAGAAAGCAGCGAATAAAGTGATGTCTATGCTTGATTCTCATTGTCGGGAGTTTATTTCAAAGTCCCCTTTTTTATCAATGGCAACTTCGAATTCATTTGGACAATGTGACGTTTCTCCGCGAGGAGATGCACCTGGGTTTGTAATAGTTCTCGATGATCATCATTTATTTATTCCAGAGCGTCCAGGCAATCGGAGGATGGACTCTATTCAAAATATGTTGACAAACGCTCATATCGGGCTTCAATTTTTTATTCCAGGGTTAGGAGAGACCTTGAGAGTGAATGGGAAAGCCTTTGTTTGCCGTGATCCAGAACTTCTTGAAAAAAGCAGTGTAAATGGTCGTAGCCCCTTTTTTGGTATTGGTGTAGAGGTGGAGGAGTGTTATGCACACTGTGCCAAAGCGTTCATTCGATCGGGAATATGGTCCCCGGATACATGGGTTCTCTGAAGAAATGCTTCCTTCGGCCTATTCTCAGTGTGCATTGCGTTTTATTGAAGGTTTTAACGTGCAAAGGAGCCATAGGCATAAGAAACAATGACTGGTAATTAATTGAAATAATAGGGTCTCTAATGCTAAAATAGTAATAAAAGCAACTTAGGAAGGACTATAGCCTTGATGCAGAGGATTAAATTTATGTATAGACAATTCATAAGGGAACCACTGTGGTTTAAAATTCTAATTTCTACGACTTTTCTTATTTCCATTATATTTAGCAGTTCATTTTTTTCGGATGATGCGTATTATCAAAGCTGTGCCAAATTAGCTGCTGCTATCTTTTTTTGTGCTTACGGCATCAGAATGCGGAGGAATCTTCAACTTTCTATAATCTTCTTTGCAGTAGCAGTTATATGTATTTATCTATCATGGCACAATTTCGAACTCGCAAGACTCTAAATTAACGGGGGACACGATAGTTGAACAGTTGTCTTGAAGTAACCGTATGAAAAGGAGTTTATTTATGGATTTCAAACTTAAGCGTTATCATTGAGCTTCGAAATTATGAGAATCGATTGCGTGAAAGAAATCGGCCAGAACAAAAGATCCAAGACGATCATGAATTTGCAAAATGGTTAGTTGATCATGCTAACTAACGGGAAAATGGACAGCTGCTAAATTCGCAGCTGTCCATTTTCAATTCTAACCAAGAAAATAGGTTGCGGCGTGTTCCTACGATTCCCTTCAAAAGACGGTTGCAG encodes:
- a CDS encoding metalloregulator ArsR/SmtB family transcription factor; translated protein: MDEVRKWKDNLYLEFARIGKCLSSPKRLELIDLLAQGPKSVEQLSKLTGMSVANVSQHLQTLHDSKLVRFHKKGNYVIYEVAELSIVDFMISLHRLGEKRLTSIQQLKAEIFQDHANSTLLALDELEKMEEGKVLLLDIRPEDEYQSGHIPGAISVPIDDLKTKLTTLPTDKEIVVYCRGPYCNMSAQAVEILQENGFHAYRIEEGVHEWKRHFEQLSH
- a CDS encoding 5'-methylthioadenosine/S-adenosylhomocysteine nucleosidase, encoding MKRNILTKMVIVGGVTVLSSALLAGCGSKDNAVQGSGKSPIIVEGPMPIEAEKFAGKLKNVKEEKSGSFVFYVGTLNDYPVIVAKTGKGMENTAAATAVAIEKYHPAAIINQGTSGGHDPSLNVFDIVLGQRTTNLGSLKTETKLANEGMDPTLWKPMDLMASEGSAGEDPNAEKPRFYDGDKDLLEAALAVKDTYTKGKVVEGTIGSADVWNNEVDRINWFHTKYGTSVEEMEGASAAQIAKAYGVPFLGIRILSNNKTNGGKYDPSTAEANQEYVYEVLKKYIENHG
- a CDS encoding VanZ family protein, which translates into the protein MNKPERIKTVFLYGVFIGYILLLIKILFLSRVSIFELFNSQRTLVRSINLIPFYSISEYISGSSANLKNFAFANVVGNILIFIPLGVYLSLFKNNKSVRIYLLFILVVSLFVEIIQGLLGIGSADIDDIILNGLGGWIGNLGYKSLLLLLRDEKKVHTAITILSAIVGLPVILYLLFMIKMRF
- a CDS encoding YetF domain-containing protein, producing MTIATTVIMISLGTTIVQPIAKLVIQNGQIVQKNLKSCRMTVDQLETRLRQLGVSTISDVKTATLEPNGQVGYEFMQHAKPLTVGDLERILGLKPGGSMGQSNLFQEVITNHHSSPIDPKLQ
- a CDS encoding discoidin domain-containing protein: MRLYFIRNIFALAAVFVASCMIWHASAHAEQPYSSYWFPKDLLNWSPETDKDAAFNKSGIPLASRYTGYQVNPNVTLNPKLAALSSMADHTSGTPSQGSDQFNTYAFQYWQYTDLLVDWAGSSGEGIIVPPSADATDAAHKNGVPILGTIFYPPTAYGGKIDWVNDSLVQNPDGSFPFADKLIDVANYYGFDGWFINQETAGGNTATATKMQQMLKYLQLKKPENMKIMWYDAMISSGFVSWQGALNANNKMFFQDNVKVSDSMFLDFRWSTSSLSSSNATATSLGRSPYELYAGIDVEANGYNSFPRWSSIFPSGGPAVTSLGLYRPDWAYKSSTGQADYYARENRFWVGPNGDPRRTAPGTSWPGIANYISDKTPVTSLPFVTNFNTGQGHKFAVNGEVLRTADWNNRSLQDVMPTWRWIADSAGTALKPDIDFANAYYGGSSLKISGDLSPANATQIKLYKSDLPVDSDTKLGIAFKLADTSLTASHMQVGISFSDDSNQFVYLDAGDAPGGAWTTKSIPIGQYAGKRIAAIGLGFASDTVISGYSVNIGQLSVSDGAEQPSQALQPGEPAMENEFTGGIIADARLTWTKTDPAAALYEIYRLKPDGTREFLGATPNDAYYVSVIKRTGKEMQTTLQIVGLDRDFRHGAPATVTLNWPEYPKPVADFTVSQRYTAPGQPIDLINQSSETADSVSWDVGGGHVDYSSGHPVVTYDQEGTYTITLTASNSSGEDVHTEQINVTWAVSGGLSNLALNKTATASSTCAASEAARFAFDGNLKTKWCANVGSGPHWVVSDLGSTYAITDFVISHAELGGEAVSMNTYDYKIQLSDDKVNWRDVVDIHGNTKGLTEHTIDLSEARYVRLWVTKPTSTTDNAARIYEFEIDGYAINPAFLSLNNASNAGDVLSLLGSPASPGLHLDLTKMNLLSGDGKLTVAQAIVGGKSANGYFSSAAIQRVIDQAVAGLDKTAPVTNITVVPAEPDGQNGWYVHPVELQLTASDDLSSVVKTEYSADGGVTWLPYTDPITLSEDAATTITYRSTDAAGNIETSKESHFKLDRTAPAVTASVYDGEVFTDDQAILPQIVVADAVSGVDASRTIVTLDGVQLQPGDAVELSGLTLGTHVLVVEASDNAGNAGTLTVHFQTTASIDSLRALVDRFRVDGSIDNAGIANSLLTKLENGNLNSFVNEVSAQSGKHISNEAAAYLLRDAAFLIQQQ
- the galE gene encoding UDP-glucose 4-epimerase GalE, whose protein sequence is MAILVCGGAGYIGSHVVAALIEQHEELVVIDRLAAGRENAVVGGKLYDGDLNDRVMLDMIFKENEIEAVIHLSASSLVGESMTHSLAYYRNNVEGSLRLLEAMHKHRVDKIVFSSTAAVYGDPERIPIREDDRKMPRNTYGETKLAVERMLHWVEQSHGIKYVILRYFNVAGAHDNGLIGEDHDPETHLIPLAIQAALGQRENMMIYGDDYSTKDGSCIRDYVHVMDVAEAHLLALNSLRSGGRSGVYNLGNSEGFTVKEVIETVKKVTGLAFPVQIASRRQGDPAVLIASPDLIMEELNWFPKRSSLEKMVASAWEWHRTHPHGYAKGNEETWQKESQS